From Sandaracinaceae bacterium:
GAGCACGTCGACCACCGTGACCACGTCGCCGTGGCTCGCGTCGGCCGTCCCCGCGACCACGCCCTGCGCACCCCCCGCCGCCGCGAACGCGCGGATCCGCGCCTTCAGCATGCGGAGCGAGACCCGCGCGCCGTCGACGCGGAAGCCCTGCGGGTCCACCGCGACGCGCAGTGACGCCACCTCGGGCGTCGCCTCGGACGGCGCGGGCATCTCCATCGGGATGGACTCTGCGGTCACGTAGGCGGCGGCGACCATCATCACCACGAGCAGCACGAGCACGATGTCCACCAGCGGCGTCACGTTGATGCCGACGATCAGCTGGTCCTGGTCCAT
This genomic window contains:
- a CDS encoding biopolymer transporter ExbD; this encodes MVEENITGPLRVARRMDQDQLIVGINVTPLVDIVLVLLVVMMVAAAYVTAESIPMEMPAPSEATPEVASLRVAVDPQGFRVDGARVSLRMLKARIRAFAAAGGAQGVVAGTADASHGDVVTVVDVLRREGVDRIGFEAPD